One Terriglobia bacterium genomic window, GAGCTCGAGAAATTTGAGCCGGTCGACGGCACAGGATCCTCCGCCGGCCCAGAAGACCGGGATGGTTTCGCGCTGATCGTCTTCAGGCCCGATCTCGTCATGCCAGAAATAAAATGCCCCATTCTGAAAACGGGCGCGGGTTTTGCCTGTTTCTTCCCGCCGCCGTGTGGAGTCCTGAAAGAATATTTGCGATGTGACAGCGAAGACGGAAGGATCGGAGAAGCCGTGCAGCAATGGGCGCAGAAAGTTGCGCTCGACGATCATGTCGTTGTTGAGAAAAATCACGGTGTCGGTCGTGATTTCCGCAACTCCGCGGTTGTTGCCTTCGGAAAAGCCGTAATTGCGATCGAGCGGAAGAACGCGAACGGTTGGAAAGTGCTCTCGTATGAAGCCGACACTTCCGTCGGCGCTGCCGTTGTCGACGACCATGACCTCGTGGCCGCCGCCTTCGGCTTCGATAGCCCCTATAACGGAAGGCAGGCTTTCGGCGAGCAAATGACGGCCATCCCAGCTGACAATCAGTATTGTGCAACGCGGGCTGAAGCCCGCGACTACAGGATTGAATGTAGTCGCGGGCTTCAGCCCGCGTTTGAATGTTCCGGCCACGACAGCAGCCGCAAGACATACGGCGACAAATAAATCCAAAGGCAGAAGCAAAACGACGTACGGTAAGACCCGCAGCTTCGAGCTCATTTGAGGTAAGCGGTCAGGCCGTCGCGCCAATGCCGCATCTGATTCAGGCCGAGTTCCTTCAGACGTGCATTTTCGAGCACGGAATACCGCGGTCTGACGGCCGGAGTCTTGTAGGAATCAGATGTTGCCCGTGACAGGTCGGCTTCCACGCCGGAAATTTCGAAAATTGCCCGCGCAAATTCGAACCACGTACAGGAGCCCTCATTAGTCATGTGGAACAGGCCGAAGTTTTCGCCCGGAAGAACGCGCGCGATCTGGTGGGCCAGATCGACCGTGTAAGTCGGCGTCACCACCTGATCATCGACAACCCGGATCGCTTCTTTCCGGCGCGCCTTCGCGAGCATGGTTTGAACGAAGTTTCCGCCCTTGCCCTGGCTGCCGGCTGCTCCATAGAGCCCGCAAGTGCGAATCGTGAAGTGTTTCCGGCACAGCGCGCGGACCAGCAGTTCGCCTGCGAATTTCGAATTGGCATAAACGCTGAGCGGAAAGGGCTGGCTCGTTTCCTCATAAGGCTGCCGCACCTTGCCGTCGAAGACATAGTCCGTGCTGACATGCACCAGAACGGCGTTCAAGTCGTTTGCGATCCGGATCAGGTTCAAAACGGCAAGAACGTTGGCAGCGTAGGCCAGGTGCGGATGCGTTTCGCAGTCATCGACGCGATGGTATGCCGTTGTGTTCAGCACGACTTCAGGCCGCGCGTCCATTAATACGGATCGCGTCCGCTCATGGTCGGTCACATCGAAATCGTGCCGCGTGAAACCGTAAATGGTGTGCGATTGCAACGCCTTCGTGAGATCCTGTCCGAGTTGTCCATTAGCGCCGAGAAGTGCGATCTTCATCCGTTCCTGCAATGCTATTCCCCCTTGGCCGCAATTCCGGGTCTTG contains:
- a CDS encoding glycosyltransferase family 2 protein, yielding MSSKLRVLPYVVLLLPLDLFVAVCLAAAVVAGTFKRGLKPATTFNPVVAGFSPRCTILIVSWDGRHLLAESLPSVIGAIEAEGGGHEVMVVDNGSADGSVGFIREHFPTVRVLPLDRNYGFSEGNNRGVAEITTDTVIFLNNDMIVERNFLRPLLHGFSDPSVFAVTSQIFFQDSTRRREETGKTRARFQNGAFYFWHDEIGPEDDQRETIPVFWAGGGSCAVDRLKFLELGGFDALYHPFYVEDTDLSYQAWKRGWKCHLAPASRVVHKHRGTTQAKFSNDFVDNTIRKNQYLFIWKNVTDAAMIFEHILSLPRIHARSMRKDPDPMFETRAYLRAIGQLAQALQRRIANQAAYTISDKAALERSQKP
- the rfbD gene encoding dTDP-4-dehydrorhamnose reductase, with the protein product MKIALLGANGQLGQDLTKALQSHTIYGFTRHDFDVTDHERTRSVLMDARPEVVLNTTAYHRVDDCETHPHLAYAANVLAVLNLIRIANDLNAVLVHVSTDYVFDGKVRQPYEETSQPFPLSVYANSKFAGELLVRALCRKHFTIRTCGLYGAAGSQGKGGNFVQTMLAKARRKEAIRVVDDQVVTPTYTVDLAHQIARVLPGENFGLFHMTNEGSCTWFEFARAIFEISGVEADLSRATSDSYKTPAVRPRYSVLENARLKELGLNQMRHWRDGLTAYLK